A window of the Plasmodium vivax chromosome 12, whole genome shotgun sequence genome harbors these coding sequences:
- a CDS encoding protein serine/threonine phosphatase, putative (encoded by transcript PVX_117160A) — MNNGSFKETSICRKEKQKGEIPAPRFGHTATYLGNNKVAVFGGAIGDAGKYNITDDIYIYDLTQNKWKKIATENTPSARAAHAAACVDEQQLVIYGGATGGGSLSLDDLYILDLRKEQRYSWMTVPTKGVTPGRRYGHVMVFNKPNLIVIGGNNGQHTLNDVWFMHVEMPPFEWVQVIISNNCKAPPPRVYHSADMCKEGPATGMIVIFGGRSAENKSLDDTWGLRQHRDGRWDWVEAPIKKGAPPEARYQHTAVFIGSKMFILGGRNDNGCAIPLSTALYNTETIEWVTLPAISKFRHTSWMHKHTIYTFGGFTHQTQQFPTNELECLDCCILVNAATGLDADKRKTLKQSSLKQKQLSSEVRSASSFNLNSQDVINPHQPSAPAGSQYAGAKQIYDMKGSAGGVAANVQSGQGVPSAQSAHTAHAAQQRNMLDSPSSSLFRLSSRPLSNKIRLAAHAHAVQETGSDFALLVRKISIDKLEEEGRKINNGVLCTPVNYISEFKNTVYDKVITTLLNPNITQFEIQYHHNAETIFIIPWGNISILCSMVIDIFKQEDMVLKLRAPLKIYGDIHGQYYDLMRLFQLYKCPVEEDLGEKLNAIGDIDSNDYLFLGDYVDRGSNSLEVICLLFALKCKYPKQIHLIRGNHEDMAINSLYGFQEECKRRLKEDISDKSSCWVQINQVFEWLPIGAIVEEKILCVHGGIGKTIHTVSDISQLRRPLVVSQVPQNLNEQKVTDLLWSDPTDNDSILGTIPNDIRDPDGTGHIVKYGPDRVHKFLEDNDLQLIIRAHECVMDGFERFAGGKLITLFSATNYCNSHKNAGALLFIRRDLTVIPKLIYPAKDEIRFFNTW, encoded by the coding sequence ATGAATAATGGATCGTTTAAAGAAACAAGCATTTgcagaaaggaaaaacaaaagggagaaatccCAGCGCCTCGTTTTGGACACACGGCTACCTACCTAGGAAACAACAAAGTGGCGGTATTCGGTGGGGCGATTGGCGACGCGGGGAAGTATAACATAACAGATGACATCTACATATATGATTTgacacaaaataaatggaaaaaaatagcaacgGAAAATACCCCATCGGCGAGGGCAGCGCATGCAGCTGCTTGTGTTGATGAGCAGCAGTTAGTTATATACGGGGGGGCAACAGGAGGGGGGTCCCTCTCCTTGGACGATTTGTACATCCTAGATTTGCGAAAGGAGCAACGGTATTCTTGGATGACGGTGCCTACCAAAGGAGTAACCCCCGGGAGAAGGTATGGACATGTAATGGTATTTAATAAACCGAATTTAATTGTAATTGGAGGGAATAATGGTCAGCATACATTGAATGATGTTTGGTTTATGCATGTAGAAATGCCTCCATTCGAATGGGTTCAAGTGATCATATCAAATAATTGCAAGGCACCCCCTCCTAGAGTGTACCACTCAGCTGACATGTGCAAAGAAGGACCTGCGACAGGGATGATTGTCATATTTGGTGGAAGAAGTGCTGAAAATAAATCGTTAGATGACACATGGGGGTTGAGACAGCACAGAGATGGGAGATGGGATTGGGTGGAAGCTcccataaaaaagggagcccCCCCCGAAGCGCGTTACCAACATACTGCCGTTTTTATAGGCTccaaaatgtttattttagGGGGTCGAAATGATAACGGGTGTGCCATCCCTTTGTCTACTGCGCTGTACAATACGGAGACAATTGAGTGGGTGACCTTGCCAGCCATTTCTAAATTTAGACACACCTCGTGGATGCACAAGCACACGATTTACACCTTTGGGGGGTTCACTCACCAGACGCAGCAGTTCCCGACGAACGAGTTGGAATGCCTAGACTGTTGCATCCTGGTGAATGCGGCCACCGGCTTGGATGCGGATAAGAGGAAGACCCTAAAGCAGTCTTCCctgaagcagaagcagctcTCCAGCGAGGTGCGAAGCGCCAGTTCGTTCAACCTGAACAGCCAAGACGTTATCAACCCGCATCAGCCGAGTGCCCCGGCGGGCAGCCAGTACGCGGGGGCCAAGCAGATCTACGACATGAAGGGGAGCGCCGGGGGGGTAGCAGCGAATGTGCAAAGCGGCCAGGGTGTACCGAGCGCACAAAGCGCACACACCGCACACGCCGCGCAACAGAGGAACATGCTCGACTCGCCCAGCTCGTCGCTGTTCCGCCTGTCGAGTAGGCCCCTGTCGAACAAAATAAGGCTAGCGGCACATGCGCACGCCGTGCAAGAAACGGGGAGCGACTTCGCTCTATTGGTCAGAAAAATATCAATTGACAAGctggaagaagaaggaaggaaaataaataatggcGTCCTATGCACACCAGTAAACTACATTagtgaatttaaaaatacagTGTACGATAAAGTCATCACAACTTTGCTAAATCCAAATATAACTCAATTTGAAATTCAATACCATCATAATGCGGAGACGATTTTTATTATCCCCTGGGGAAATATCTCCATCCTATGTTCCATGGTAATAGACATTTTCAAGCAAGAAGATATGGTACTAAAATTAAGAGCCCCCTTAAAGATATACGGAGATATACATGGGCAGTATTACGACCTCATGAGGCTATTTCAGCTGTATAAATGCCCCGTGGAAGAAGACCTAGGGGAGAAATTAAATGCCATTGGTGATATTGACTCaaatgattatttatttctGGGTGATTATGTTGATAGAGGGTCCAACAGCTTAGAAGTCATCTGCCTACTTTTCGCGTTAAAATGCAAGTACCCCAAGCAGATCCATTTGATAAGGGGCAATCATGAAGATATGGCCATAAACAGCTTGTATGGGTTTCAGGAGGAGTGTAAAAGGAGACTAAAGGAAGATATAAGCGATAAGTCCTCCTGCTGGGTTCAGATAAATCAAGTGTTTGAGTGGCTACCTATAGGTGCTATTGTAGAGGAGAAAATATTATGTGTTCATGGAGGGATAGGAAAAACCATTCATACCGTTTCGGATATATCTCAGTTGAGGAGACCATTGGTTGTGTCTCAAGTTCctcaaaatttaaatgaGCAGAAGGTTACCGATTTGCTTTGGTCTGATCCTACTGACAATGATTCCATTTTGGGAACCATCCCCAATGATATAAGAGACCCTGATGGTACTGGCCATATTGTTAAGTACGGACCTGACCGTGTTCATAAGTTTTTAGAGGACAACGATTTGCAGCTGATTATACGTGCTCATGAGTGCGTCATGGATGGGTTTGAGAGATTCGCGGGGGGCAAACTGATAACCCTTTTTTCGGCCACCAATTATTGCAACTCGCACAAGAACGCGGGGGCGTTGCTCTTCATCCGCAGGGACCTCACCGTCATTCCGAAGCTGATATACCCGGCCAAGGACGAAATTCGCTTCTTCAACACGTGGTAA
- a CDS encoding hypothetical protein, conserved (encoded by transcript PVX_117165A) has product MTPPFRVLALLLALLNFASPEEILPTKETDSPIFYYGFINNEGYQHYLPSRYSNVLRDRDSIRVSCNKGYTVAVRKASIIDLNEEENDYTNMAKEICSKKEQCQIDVRKFKRNTKNPHLDFSSELALEYICMSSYKNLYDGNAFHQGVTHKYLVVRDQSLACAQNSSKVTKFVSISKALEACTLNSCKYVMWNDEDKRAVICDEDNLDQHFVERNNNVTYMNPANFYTPGYATFLNYMSICDHVLKSAPYNLSTPKSVDVCSHLDCDYFTRSFAGSIRSLSNHGNGKTWFCQGFPTIIPMDGFVTSVKLSKFT; this is encoded by the exons ATGACGCCCCCTTTCCGCGTGCTCGCTTTACTGCTCGCCCTGCTTAATTTCGCCTCTCCAGAGGAAATTTTACCCACCAAGGAGACAGACAGCCCAATTTTTTACTACGG atttataaataatgagGGGTACCAGCATTACCTGCCGTCAAGGTATTCCAATGTGCTGAGAGAT AGAGACTCAATAAGAGTGTCCTGCAATAAAGGCTACACCGTGGCAGTCAGAAAGGCGTCCATAATAGACCTGAACGAGGAAG AAAATGACTACACAAATATGGCAAAGGAAATATGCTCCAAGAAGGAACAATGTCAG ATCGACGTGCGGAAATTCAAAAGGAACACTAAGAACCCCCACTTGGACTTTTCTTCAGAACTGGCCCTAGAATACATCTGCATGAG TTCTTATAAAAACCTCTACGATGGAAACGCCTTCCACCAAGGAGTTACACACAAATACCTCGT AGTGCGGGACCAGTCTCTGG cGTGCGCGCAGAACAGCAGTAAAGTGACCAAGTTTGTGTCCATTTCGAAGGCGTTAGAGGCGTGCACCTTGAACAGCTGCAAATACGTCATGTGGAATGATGAAGACAAGCGGGCCGTCATCTGCGATGAGGATAATTTGGAC CAACATTTCGTAGAAAGGAATAACAACGTAACGTATATGAACCCCGCCAATTTTTACACCCCGGGATATGCGACCTTCTTAAATTATATGTCCATCTGCGACCACGTTTTGAAAAGCGCGCCCTACAATTTGAGCACCCCCAAATCTGTGGACGTTTGCTCCCACCTGGACTGCGACTACTTCACAAGGA GCTTCGCCGGATCCATCAGGTCCCTGAGCAATCACGGGAACGGAAAAACTTG GTTCTGCCAGGG CTTCCCCACGATCATCCCAATGGACGGATTCGTCACGAGTGTTAAATTGAGCAAATTTACTTAA